The Cynocephalus volans isolate mCynVol1 chromosome 2, mCynVol1.pri, whole genome shotgun sequence genome window below encodes:
- the LRRC43 gene encoding leucine-rich repeat-containing protein 43 yields the protein MAHNNHGECGGSKASSLLCLALNMSGLLTVPLQPWGLEPESVLGRTSGFREPLDGRARLPTRARARRLPSNAGPRLAGMEATRGAGSLPRTVSAAVREHLRQLCLSEFPCGIGSWNKSRFLPQTCRTWRELVPREEERGSPGEEPVEALLDLVRSPHSPWALLEASSAEDRFLRELAIQNPLMLRDAFFYSYFRSLRVVDKEVSVVDRDLLKFLKLEELVLSANQIKEVDAVNLPPTLKVLELYGNQIASMECLCAHPPPGLQHLGLGHNKLLGPLESLYITTHHWPNLISLDLGFNNLTNLQSMIASLRTLRHLRLLVLQGNPLALVPYYRGFTIDSLAWLCVLDDITVSPNEKYQFQGLSPHGDLLAREAQFVVTIGNVRGVLDTSVLDPEPGPEGPFVTYSYYVTYDFVEDEEGEGDKEQGEGAEYTGVLAEIVKPSPSTEVPGEELPDEVTEEEAEESLESEAMVSRESESSVVSARSAVLPPRSTDSAEELAKLRPRIDPRLCPSPGTVLFSTACKPWADVIPCSYEMQHTLKDLVPLKAFLLAGTTVTIVEEKILSWPVVPPPVDSPMSAKKGKREKDKKGKEEKDKKGKEEKDKKGKVGQDKKGKGGREPAKEQKVPKKRKELPKELRQDPPILRVLGSGLVILEPLLAGESLVSTVCNFGVVRTLESDKLTFARDSKKIKKSAQRGGKPKSVLPIFESEYSPEPLTVEVQIQLSQCRTAEEALRLFAV from the exons ATGGCCCACAATAACCACGGGGAATGTGGTGGGTCAAAGGCTTCATCTCTGCTCTGCTTGGCCTTGAACATGAGTGGACTCTTGACTGTGCCCTTGCAACCCTGGGGCCTAGAACCAGAATCTGTGCTCGGAAG GACAAGCGGGTTCCGGGAGCCCCTGGACGGCCGCGCGCGCCTGCCGACTCGAGCACGCGCCCGGCGGTTGCCTAGCAACGCGGGTCCGCGGCTGGCGGGCATGGAGGCCACGCGCGGGGCTGGGTCCCTGCCCCGGACCGTGAGCGCGGCCGTGCGCGAGCACCTGCGGCAGCTGTGTCTGAGCGAGTTTCCGTGCGGCATCGGCAGCTGG AATAAGTCGCGATTTCTTCCTCAAACTTGTCGGACATGGAGGGAGCTGGTCCCCAGAGAGGAGGAGCGTGGGAGCCCCGGGGAGGAGCCCGTGGAGGCCCTGCTGGACCTGGTCCGCAGCCCCCACTCTCCCTGGGCCCTGCTGGAAGCTTCAAGTGCTGAGGACCGTTTTCTAAGAGAACTGGCCATCCAGAACCCACTGATGCTCAGAGACGCCTTCTTCTACTCCTACTTCCGGTCGCTGCGGGTGGTGGACAAGGAG gTGAGCGTGGTGGATAGAGACCTTCTGAAATTTCTAAAGCTTGAAGAGTTGGTACTGAGTGCGAACCAAATCAAGGAGGTCGATGCTGTCAATCTGCCCCCAACACTCAAG GTGTTGGAGCTCTACGGCAACCAGATCGCCAGCATGGAGTGCCTGTGCGCCCACCCGCCCCCTGGCCTGCAGCACTTGGGGTTAGGCCACAACAAACTTCTGGGCCCCTTGGAAAGTCTGTACATCACCACCCATCACTG GCCCAACCTCATCTCTCTGGACCTGGGCTTCAACAACCTGACCAACCTGCAGAGCATGATCGCCAGCCTGAGGACGCTGAGGCACCTGAGGCTGCTGGTGCTGCAGGGGAACCCACTGGCGCTGGTGCCCTACTACCGTGGCTTCACCATCGACAGCCTGGCCTGGCTCTGCGTGCTGGATGACATCACTGTGTCACCTAATGAGAAGTATCAGTTCCAGGGGCTCAGCCCCCATGGCG ATCTCTTGGCACGCGAGGCGCAGTTTGTGGTGACTATTGGGAATGTCAGAGGAGTTCTGGACACCTCTGTCTTGGATCCGGAACCAGGGCCTGAAGGCCCTTTTGTCACCTACAGCTATTACGTGACCTACGACTTTGTGGAGGACGAGGAAGGCGAGGGGGACAAGGAGCAAGGCGAGGGGGCCGAGTACACGGGCGTGCTGGCCGAG ATCGTGAAGCCCTCTCCTAGCACAGAAGTCCCAGGCGAGGAATTACCTGACGAGGTCACCGAAGAAGAGGCCGAAGAGTCTCTAGAGTCCGAGGCAATGGTGTCTAGAGAGTCGGAGTCGTCGGTGGTCTCGGCCCGCTCAGCCGTCTTGCCGCCGAGGTCCACAGACTCTGCAGAAGAGTTGGCAAAGTTGCGGCCACGGATAGATCCTCGGCTCTGTCCGTCCCCAGG GACAGTCCTCTTCAGCACGGCCTGCAAGCCCTGGGCTGACGTCATTCCCTGCAGCTACGAGATGCAGCACACGCTTAAGGACCTGGTGCCACTCAAGGCCTTTCTGCTGGCAGGCACCACTGTGACCATCGTGGAGGAAAAG attctctcctggcctgtggTGCCGCCTCCTGTTGACAGTCCCATGTCTgccaagaaaggaaagagggagaaagacaagaagggaaaagaagagaaagacaagaagggaaaagaagagaaagacaagaaGGGAAAAGTTGGGCAAGACAAGAAggggaagggggggagagagCCTGCCAAG GAACAAAAAGTGCCCAAGAAGAGGAAGGAGCTTCCGAAGGAGCTCCGCCAGGACCCGCCCATCCTGCGGGTGCTGGGCAGTGGCTTGGTGATCCTGGAGCCCCTGCTGGCTGGGGAGTCCCTGGTGTCCACCGTGTGCAACTTTGGGGTGGTCCGCACCTTGGAATCCGACAAGCTGACGTTTGCCAGG GATTCGAAGAAGATTAAGAAATCTGCCCAAAGAGGAG
- the IL31 gene encoding interleukin-31, producing the protein MGSHAGPTSALFLLCCVGTWLSSHLSPIPPLQPSEVQKIIVELQSLSKQLLDDYVKKEKGVPTSQSYTLPCLTPDPQPPNNINSSAIQAHFKTIRQLADDNRVINEIIEQLDKLEAQDAPATNVSVPTDTLERKRFILTTLQQFSECMNLVLKSLNSGTQ; encoded by the exons ATGGGCTCTCACGCAG GACCCACATCGGCCCTGTTCCTGCTCTGCTGCGTGGGAACCTGGTTGTCCTCCCATTTGTCACCCATTCCTCCATTACAACCAAGTGAAGTACAGAAAATAATCGTGGAATTACAGTCTTTGTCTAAGCAGCTTTTGGACGACTAT gtgaagaaagagaagggggtaCCAACATCCCAAAGTTACACGCTGCCATGTTTGACCCCTGACCCCCAGCCTCCAAACAACATCAACAGCTCAGCCATCCAGGCACATTTCAAGACGATCAGACAGTTAGCAGATGACAACCGTGTTATCAATGAAATCATAGAACAGCTTGACAAACTTGAAGCTCAAGATGCACCAGCAACAAATGTTTCTGTGCCTACAGATACCCTTGAACGTAAACGCTTCATCTTGACTACGTTACAACAGTTTTCAGAGTGCATGAACCTCGTATTAAAATCATTGAACTCTGGAACCCAATAG